The sequence CGGCGTCTTCCCGGCCATCTTCGGGACCTTCAGTATGGTCCTCGTCATGACGGTCTTCGTCGTGCCCGTCGGCGTGATGACGGCCCTGTATCTGCGGGAGTACGCCCGCCAGAACTGGCTGACCCGGGTCGTCCGCATCGCCGTCAACAACCTGGCCGCCGTGCCGTCCATCGTGTACGGCGTCTTCGGCATGGGCTTCTTCATCTACACCGTCGGGACGGCCATCGACCGAACGTTCTATCCCTGGATGGCGCCGACGCCCGTCTTTGGCACGGGCGGCCTCCTGTGGGCCAGCCTGACCCTGGCCCTCCTGACCGTTCCCGTCGTCGTCGTGGCGACCGAAGAGGCCCTCCTGGCCATTCAACCCGAAATCCGACACGGCGCCCGGGCCTTAGGCGCCACCCAGTGGCAGACGGTCCGGCACGTCATCCTCCCGGCGGCCGCCCCGGGCATCCTGACGGGCCTGATCCTGGCCATCGCCCGGGCGACCGGCGAGGTCGCCCCCCTGATGCTGACGGGCGTCGTCAAACTCGCCCCGGACCTGCCCGTCGACGGCCGCTTCCCCTTCATCCACCTGGAGCGGAAGTTCATGCACCTGGGGTTCCATATCTACGACGTGGGCTTCCAGTCGCCCAACGTGGACGCCGCCCAGCCGATGGTCTACAACACGACCCTGCTCCTGCTCGTCCTCGTCGTCGCCCTGAACCTGACGGCCATCTACTTGCGCAACCGCATCCGCCGCCTCTATCATGGGGGCTCCATATGAAGTCGGGTCTTAGGCGTCAGATACCGAACTCGGTAGGAGCCATGACCGTCCGTTCGGCCCGCCCGTCCGTGACCGTACCCCTGGGGGAAGTCGCCGCCCCGGCCGTCGAACCGGCGCCGATGCGGGTCTCCGAGGAACGGTACGTCCTGAGCCCCATCCCGGACCCCGTGTTCGACGTCCAGCACTTGTCCCTTTACTACGGTGAGAAGCCCGCCCTGGTCGACATCTCCTTTCAAATCCCCCGTCGCCAGATCACGGCCGTCATCGGGCCCTCGGGGTGCGGCAAGTCCAGCTTCTTGCGGTGCCTCAACCGGCTGAACGACCTCATCGACGGTGCCCGTATCGAAGGGCGGGTCCTGTTGGACGGCCAGGACGTCTACGCGCCCACGATGGACGTCAACGACTTACGTCGCCGCGTGACGCTCGTCTTCCAGAAGCCGAACCCCTTCCCCAAATCGATTTACGACAATGTCGCCTTCGGCCCCCGGATGATGGGCATCCGTC comes from bacterium HR11 and encodes:
- the pstB3_2 gene encoding Phosphate import ATP-binding protein PstB 3; this encodes MTVRSARPSVTVPLGEVAAPAVEPAPMRVSEERYVLSPIPDPVFDVQHLSLYYGEKPALVDISFQIPRRQITAVIGPSGCGKSSFLRCLNRLNDLIDGARIEGRVLLDGQDVYAPTMDVNDLRRRVTLVFQKPNPFPKSIYDNVAFGPRMMGIRQRAVLDEIVERSLRQAALWDEVKDRLHASALQLSGGQQQRLCIARALAVEPEVLLMDEPCSALDPIAAGKIEDLMVSLKENYTIVLVTHNMQQAARVSDYTAFFYMGHLIEYQRTTDLFTHPRVRQTEDYITGRFG